One Corynebacterium efficiens YS-314 DNA segment encodes these proteins:
- the hisF gene encoding imidazole glycerol phosphate synthase subunit HisF, whose translation MGVAIRVIPCLDVDNGRVVKGVNFENLRDAGDPVELAKRYGEEGADELTFLDVSASKDGRGTMLDVVRRTAEQIFIPLTVGGGVRSVEDVDQLLRAGADKVSVNTSAIARPELLSELSQRFGAQCIVLSVDARRVPAGEAPQPSGFEVTTHGGTRSAGLDAVEWAITGEKLGVGEILLNSMDGDGTKNGFDLELLEKVRAAVSIPVIASGGAGTAEHFPPAVRAGANAVLAATIFHFGEVTITEVKDAIEKAGFEVRR comes from the coding sequence ATGGGTGTGGCAATCAGGGTGATCCCCTGCCTGGACGTGGACAACGGCCGGGTGGTCAAGGGCGTCAACTTTGAGAACCTCCGCGATGCCGGTGATCCGGTGGAACTGGCCAAGCGGTACGGCGAGGAGGGCGCGGATGAACTGACCTTCCTGGATGTCTCCGCCTCGAAGGATGGGCGTGGAACCATGCTCGATGTAGTGCGTCGCACCGCCGAGCAGATCTTCATCCCACTCACCGTCGGTGGTGGTGTGCGCAGCGTGGAGGATGTGGACCAGCTGCTGCGCGCCGGTGCGGACAAGGTCAGTGTGAACACCTCCGCGATCGCCCGCCCGGAGCTGCTGTCGGAGCTGTCCCAGCGTTTCGGTGCACAGTGCATCGTCCTGTCCGTCGACGCCCGTCGTGTACCCGCCGGGGAGGCACCGCAGCCCTCCGGCTTCGAGGTCACCACCCACGGTGGCACCCGCTCCGCGGGCCTGGATGCCGTGGAATGGGCGATCACGGGGGAGAAGCTCGGCGTCGGCGAGATCCTCCTGAACTCCATGGATGGTGACGGCACCAAGAACGGATTCGACCTGGAGCTGCTGGAGAAGGTCCGCGCCGCGGTGTCGATCCCGGTGATCGCCTCCGGTGGTGCCGGCACCGCCGAGCATTTCCCACCCGCGGTCCGCGCCGGTGCCAATGCCGTCCTGGCCGCCACCATCTTCCACTTCGGTGAGGTCACCATCACCGAGGTCAAGGACGCCATCGAGAAGGCCGGTTTCGAGGTCCGCCGGTGA